One Mycoavidus sp. HKI genomic region harbors:
- the hflC gene encoding protease modulator HflC produces MMDVNAVKGQKFKMNRIALLIAFFFALTLGASTLLVVDQRQYAVVVSGLGSLKRVISAPGLYWKLPLPFDRVMLLDKRTQTVTAQNPEHYLTADKKQVLVRLYIKWRITDPDKYFSHFRHELAPAQSQLLQLAHTALNAEFGQHSVAELVANNDNRIMHAVQTQIARETSMLGIEIADISMTHLDFPAELNDAIYKQMGVERTEAAHQLRSAGMVEAAEERSYADRQREMILAQGYKRAQMVKGNGDAQAIAIYASAFGRDPQFYRFYKSLDAYRQTFRERDVIVVDPTSDFFRFMHSSAGMPSSKR; encoded by the coding sequence ATGATGGACGTTAATGCGGTGAAAGGACAAAAATTCAAGATGAACCGAATCGCCCTATTGATTGCCTTTTTCTTTGCACTGACCTTGGGGGCCTCAACGTTGTTGGTGGTGGACCAGCGTCAATATGCTGTGGTCGTTTCTGGGCTGGGTAGCCTCAAGCGAGTGATTAGCGCTCCCGGTCTTTACTGGAAATTGCCGCTGCCATTTGACCGAGTCATGTTATTGGATAAACGGACGCAAACTGTGACGGCTCAGAATCCAGAGCATTATTTGACGGCCGATAAAAAACAAGTATTAGTCAGGCTATATATTAAATGGCGCATTACTGATCCAGATAAATACTTTAGTCACTTTCGTCACGAATTGGCGCCTGCGCAGAGTCAATTATTGCAATTGGCACACACGGCACTCAATGCAGAATTCGGGCAACACTCGGTAGCTGAGTTGGTCGCCAACAACGACAATCGGATAATGCACGCCGTGCAGACACAAATCGCGCGTGAAACAAGCATGTTGGGCATTGAGATTGCCGATATATCCATGACTCACCTGGATTTTCCGGCAGAGTTGAATGATGCGATATACAAACAGATGGGAGTCGAGCGCACAGAGGCCGCTCACCAATTACGTTCGGCGGGCATGGTTGAGGCTGCTGAAGAGCGTTCCTATGCCGACCGTCAGCGTGAAATGATCTTGGCGCAAGGTTATAAACGAGCGCAGATGGTGAAGGGCAACGGCGATGCGCAAGCCATTGCAATTTATGCAAGCGCGTTCGGACGTGATCCACAATTCTATCGTTTTTACAAAAGTCTTGATGCTTATCGGCAGACTTTTCGTGAACGTGATGTGATCGTGGTTGACCCAACGAGCGACTTCTTCCGCTTTATGCATAGTTCGGCAGGAATGCCAAGTAGCAAGCGCTAA
- a CDS encoding adenylosuccinate synthase — protein MSGSAVTQGRNVVVVGTQWGDEGKGKIVDWLTDHAQGVVRFQGGHNAGHTLIIGGQKTILRLIPSGIMRAGVKCYIGNGVVLSPEALFKEIGELEAAGLAVRDRLFISEAATLILPYHVAIDQAREAWRGGTCKIGTTKRGIGPAYEDKVGRRALRVQDLFDPASFSERLRDTLDFHNFVLSQYLGGHPVDYQQTLDTMLAFAEPLAPMVADVSAALYEQNRAGKNLLFEGAQGTLLDIDHGTYPFVTSSNCIAGAATSGAGVGPQQLHYILGITKAYCTRVGAGPFPSELYDADNPQRQELSGLALAKAGNEFGSVTGRPRRTGWLDAAALKRSLQINGVSGLCITKLDVLDKFDTIKLCVGYKMNGHLLELLPPGATAAAKCEPIYESFAGWRQSTAGIRTWDDLPLNARQYLQRIEAITGVPIDMISTGPDRDETILLRHPFNA, from the coding sequence ATGTCTGGCAGCGCAGTAACCCAAGGACGCAATGTCGTCGTGGTCGGCACCCAATGGGGTGATGAAGGTAAAGGAAAAATTGTTGACTGGTTGACTGACCATGCGCAAGGAGTCGTGCGTTTTCAGGGTGGGCACAATGCTGGCCATACACTGATCATCGGCGGCCAAAAAACCATCCTGCGCTTGATTCCATCAGGCATTATGCGCGCGGGAGTGAAGTGCTATATCGGCAATGGCGTGGTTCTTTCGCCTGAGGCGCTGTTTAAGGAAATTGGCGAACTTGAAGCGGCAGGTCTTGCGGTGCGAGATCGACTCTTTATTTCTGAGGCGGCCACCTTAATTCTGCCCTATCACGTGGCGATTGATCAGGCGCGTGAAGCATGGCGCGGTGGCACATGCAAGATTGGCACGACTAAGCGCGGCATTGGCCCAGCGTATGAAGACAAAGTGGGCCGGCGCGCGTTACGGGTGCAAGATCTATTCGATCCAGCAAGCTTTAGTGAACGGCTGCGAGACACGCTAGATTTTCATAATTTCGTACTGAGCCAGTATCTGGGTGGCCACCCTGTGGATTATCAGCAAACGCTAGACACGATGTTAGCTTTTGCTGAGCCACTTGCACCGATGGTCGCTGATGTTTCTGCTGCTTTATATGAACAAAACCGCGCCGGCAAAAATCTGCTGTTTGAGGGCGCACAAGGCACCCTGCTCGATATTGACCATGGCACCTATCCATTTGTCACCAGCAGCAATTGTATCGCGGGTGCGGCGACCTCAGGCGCCGGGGTCGGGCCGCAACAGTTGCACTATATTCTCGGGATTACTAAAGCCTACTGCACTCGTGTCGGTGCCGGGCCTTTTCCTAGCGAACTCTATGATGCGGACAATCCGCAACGGCAAGAGCTAAGCGGCTTGGCGCTGGCTAAAGCAGGGAATGAATTTGGCTCAGTGACGGGGCGGCCGCGCCGGACTGGCTGGCTTGATGCTGCGGCCTTGAAACGCTCGTTGCAAATCAACGGTGTTAGCGGTTTATGCATTACTAAGCTCGATGTGCTCGATAAATTCGATACCATCAAGCTATGCGTCGGCTACAAAATGAATGGTCACTTGCTTGAGTTGTTGCCACCTGGCGCGACTGCTGCTGCCAAGTGTGAACCCATCTATGAAAGCTTTGCCGGCTGGCGGCAAAGTACAGCAGGTATCCGTACTTGGGATGATTTACCACTGAACGCGCGCCAATATCTGCAGCGCATTGAGGCCATTACGGGCGTGCCGATTGATATGATCTCGACAGGCCCAGATCGTGACGAAACGATTCTGCTGCGCCATCCATTTAACGCATAA
- a CDS encoding Tex family protein, whose protein sequence is MTDNITLALIQRIATELAVAPQQIAAAVQLLDGGATVPFIARYRKEATGNLDDTQLRTLDTRLVYLRELEARRATILNSIEEQGKLTETLRNAINAAESKQLLEDLYLPYKPKRRTRAQIAREAGLEPLAHALLSDPSLEPQHEAERFVNAEHNIPDVKAALDGARDILSEQFAETAELLSKLRDYLWQQGIVSSTVIAGNTQDEGEKFRDYYNYAQSIRLIPSHRALALFRGRGTGVLQLKLTLEEILETQMPHPGEAMIAEHVGIVQRNRAADIWLASVCRWCWRVKVQPQLENELLTQLREQAEHDAILVFARNLKDLLLAAPAGPLAVMGLDPGLRTGVKVAIVDRTGKLLATDTIYPHEPRRDWHGSIAKLARLAQTTQASLISIGNGTASRETDKLASELIQRHPELKLQKLIVSEAGASVYSASEFAAHEFPELDVSLRGAVSIARRLQDPLAELVKIEPKAIGVGQYQHDVNQRELARTLDAVVEDCVNAVGVDLNTASSALLTRVSGLNSTLARNIVDYRDLNGPFASRAHLKKVPRLGDKTFEQAAGFLRVNGGENPLDQSAVHPEAYPIIERILSKLGKPITAIIGKREVLAPLSPSEFVNERFGLPTVRDILVELEKPGRDPRPEFKTASFREGVEKLSDLTPGMVLEGVVTNVAAFGAFVDIGVHQDGLVHVSALSSRFIKDPHEIVKAGQVVRVKVLEVDLKRQRIALTMRLDDEAPATKSVAQPPRNPQRHERKPEPAGAMATAFAKLKGPRV, encoded by the coding sequence ATGACGGATAACATCACTCTTGCCCTTATCCAACGCATTGCCACTGAACTTGCCGTTGCGCCACAGCAAATTGCGGCGGCAGTGCAATTATTAGATGGCGGTGCTACCGTTCCTTTTATTGCACGCTATCGCAAGGAGGCAACCGGTAACCTTGACGATACCCAATTGCGCACATTGGATACGCGGCTGGTATATTTGCGTGAACTCGAAGCGCGGCGCGCAACCATCCTGAACAGTATCGAAGAACAAGGCAAACTGACAGAGACTTTGCGTAACGCAATTAACGCCGCGGAGAGTAAGCAACTATTAGAAGATCTTTATTTACCGTATAAGCCCAAACGTAGAACACGCGCTCAAATTGCCCGCGAGGCGGGGCTTGAACCACTCGCACACGCCCTGCTATCAGACCCGTCGCTTGAGCCGCAGCATGAAGCAGAACGCTTTGTGAATGCCGAACATAACATTCCAGATGTTAAAGCTGCGCTTGATGGCGCACGAGATATTTTATCTGAGCAATTCGCTGAAACGGCAGAGTTGCTCAGTAAGTTACGCGATTATTTATGGCAGCAAGGTATCGTGTCATCGACCGTGATTGCTGGCAATACGCAGGATGAGGGCGAGAAATTCCGCGATTACTACAATTATGCACAAAGCATCCGTCTGATACCGTCACACCGCGCGCTGGCGCTTTTTCGTGGACGTGGCACCGGAGTGTTGCAGCTCAAGCTGACCCTAGAGGAGATACTTGAAACGCAAATGCCTCATCCAGGTGAAGCGATGATTGCGGAGCATGTCGGTATTGTGCAGCGCAACCGGGCTGCCGATATCTGGCTTGCCAGTGTCTGCCGCTGGTGTTGGCGCGTAAAAGTTCAGCCTCAGCTAGAAAATGAGCTTCTCACGCAATTGCGCGAGCAGGCTGAGCATGATGCAATCCTGGTCTTCGCCCGCAATTTGAAAGATTTACTGTTAGCCGCGCCGGCCGGTCCGCTGGCAGTGATGGGTCTCGATCCGGGACTACGTACCGGTGTCAAAGTTGCGATTGTTGACCGTACCGGCAAATTACTTGCAACAGATACCATTTATCCACATGAGCCCCGGCGGGATTGGCATGGCTCGATTGCCAAACTCGCGCGCCTTGCTCAAACAACCCAAGCGAGCCTAATTAGCATTGGCAATGGCACGGCTTCGCGTGAAACGGATAAGCTAGCGAGCGAATTAATCCAGCGCCATCCTGAATTAAAACTGCAAAAGCTTATCGTCTCAGAAGCGGGCGCGTCGGTTTATTCTGCGTCTGAATTTGCCGCTCATGAATTCCCCGAGCTCGACGTTTCGTTACGAGGTGCGGTCTCTATCGCACGACGTTTGCAAGATCCTCTCGCTGAATTAGTAAAAATAGAACCCAAAGCAATCGGCGTTGGCCAATATCAGCATGATGTTAACCAGCGCGAATTAGCCCGCACCCTGGATGCCGTAGTTGAAGACTGCGTGAATGCTGTCGGGGTCGATTTAAATACCGCATCTTCTGCGTTACTGACGCGTGTATCTGGGCTAAACAGTACGCTAGCGCGCAATATTGTCGATTACCGTGACCTCAATGGCCCGTTCGCTTCGCGCGCTCATTTGAAGAAGGTACCCCGTTTAGGCGACAAGACGTTTGAGCAAGCGGCAGGGTTTTTGCGCGTCAATGGCGGCGAGAATCCGCTAGATCAATCGGCCGTCCACCCAGAAGCCTACCCAATCATTGAACGTATTCTTTCAAAGCTAGGCAAGCCTATTACGGCGATCATCGGCAAGCGCGAAGTATTAGCCCCCCTCTCGCCAAGTGAATTCGTTAATGAACGCTTTGGGCTGCCAACCGTGCGCGATATTCTGGTTGAACTTGAAAAACCAGGGCGGGACCCGCGTCCTGAATTTAAAACAGCGAGTTTTCGTGAGGGCGTTGAAAAATTAAGCGACTTAACACCGGGTATGGTGCTTGAAGGAGTGGTCACCAATGTCGCTGCCTTTGGCGCTTTTGTTGACATTGGTGTGCATCAAGATGGCTTAGTGCATGTCTCTGCGCTGTCGAGCCGCTTTATCAAAGATCCGCACGAGATCGTCAAAGCGGGCCAAGTAGTACGCGTTAAGGTGCTTGAAGTTGATTTAAAACGACAACGGATTGCTTTGACAATGCGGCTTGATGATGAGGCGCCGGCGACTAAAAGCGTCGCGCAGCCGCCTCGTAATCCGCAACGACATGAGCGCAAACCAGAACCTGCTGGTGCGATGGCCACGGCTTTTGCAAAACTGAAAGGGCCGCGGGTATGA
- a CDS encoding ATP-dependent DNA helicase has translation MPLNESELASGLDAQHTAQLEHLFATDGPLARKLAGYRPRAAQLTMARAVAATIEIGARSDSTLLVEAGTGTGKTFAYLIPAILWGGKVIISTGTKHLQDQLFARDIPMVRDALTAPVSVAMLKGRANYICHHYLQRTASSGRLPSPQDAAQLRDIIRFAKITQSGDKAELATVPEAAPVWGLVTSTRENCLGQECSHYKECFVMRARREAQQADIVVVNHHLFFADIMLRDSGVAELLPSANTVIFDEAHQLPATATLFFGDAISTSQFLELARDITAEGLQSARDAADWVDLGAMLGQAARDVRLAFETQSAKFPLAQLTPDHPLHEALADLTAQLATLMVTLAAQAERAEPLLACLRRTRELHDALEYFQTTAPAQTDQVCWIEVFSHTVQLHITPLSIAEIFEKQRADTPRAWIFTSATLSVKGNFKHYAAQMGLDADRSMSLPSPFDYAQQALLYVPQGLPQPASPHFIDALWEAVLPVLEAAGGRAFVLCTTLRAVNQIAQRLRAVSQTRTWNFPLLVQGEASRGELLERFQQAGNAILVGSQSFWEGVDVRGGALSLVIIDKLPFAPPDDPVLAARLALLEKQGLSPFVDYQLPQAVIALKQGAGRLIRAETDRGVLMICDSRLIDKPYGRRIWQSLPAFKRTRDLSEVQAFFDEAQHV, from the coding sequence ATGCCGCTCAATGAATCGGAGCTAGCAAGCGGCTTGGATGCGCAACACACCGCTCAGCTTGAGCACCTCTTTGCGACAGATGGCCCGCTCGCGCGAAAGCTAGCGGGGTATCGTCCGCGCGCAGCCCAGCTTACGATGGCGCGGGCAGTTGCTGCGACCATTGAGATAGGGGCTCGTAGCGACAGCACATTGCTGGTTGAGGCCGGCACTGGCACAGGTAAAACCTTCGCCTATCTGATCCCTGCTATTTTGTGGGGCGGCAAAGTCATTATCTCGACCGGCACTAAGCATTTGCAGGATCAGCTCTTTGCGCGCGATATCCCGATGGTGCGTGATGCTTTGACGGCGCCGGTATCGGTTGCGATGCTCAAAGGCCGGGCCAACTATATTTGCCATCACTATTTGCAGCGCACCGCCAGTAGCGGTAGATTGCCCTCGCCACAAGACGCTGCCCAGTTACGCGACATTATCCGTTTTGCCAAAATCACGCAAAGCGGCGACAAAGCAGAGCTTGCGACGGTGCCTGAAGCAGCTCCAGTCTGGGGACTGGTGACGTCAACGCGGGAGAATTGTCTCGGCCAGGAATGTTCGCACTATAAAGAGTGTTTTGTGATGCGCGCCCGCCGCGAAGCGCAGCAGGCCGATATAGTGGTGGTCAATCATCATCTCTTTTTTGCAGATATCATGCTGCGGGATAGCGGCGTAGCTGAGTTATTACCCAGCGCTAATACGGTTATCTTTGACGAAGCGCATCAATTACCCGCCACCGCCACGCTTTTTTTTGGCGATGCCATTTCTACCAGTCAGTTTCTGGAGTTGGCGCGAGATATCACTGCTGAAGGGCTTCAGTCCGCACGCGATGCGGCTGACTGGGTCGATCTAGGGGCCATGCTTGGCCAAGCTGCACGTGATGTACGGCTTGCGTTTGAGACGCAAAGCGCCAAATTTCCGCTGGCTCAGCTCACCCCCGATCATCCTTTGCATGAGGCGCTTGCCGATTTAACGGCTCAGCTTGCCACCTTGATGGTGACGCTTGCAGCTCAAGCTGAGCGGGCCGAGCCCCTGCTTGCTTGTTTGCGGCGCACGCGTGAGTTGCATGATGCGCTGGAATATTTTCAGACAACTGCGCCGGCTCAAACAGATCAGGTCTGCTGGATCGAAGTTTTTTCACATACGGTGCAATTGCATATCACGCCACTGTCGATTGCCGAGATTTTTGAGAAGCAGCGCGCGGATACCCCACGTGCTTGGATTTTCACTTCAGCGACGTTATCGGTTAAAGGTAATTTTAAGCACTATGCAGCGCAAATGGGGCTTGATGCAGACCGCTCAATGAGTTTACCCAGTCCATTCGATTATGCTCAGCAAGCTTTGTTATATGTGCCGCAAGGATTGCCGCAACCCGCTTCGCCCCATTTTATCGATGCGCTTTGGGAGGCTGTTTTACCCGTGCTTGAGGCCGCGGGTGGACGCGCTTTTGTTTTATGCACGACGTTGCGCGCTGTCAACCAAATTGCGCAGCGCTTACGCGCAGTCAGTCAAACGCGCACATGGAATTTTCCATTATTGGTGCAAGGGGAAGCGAGCCGAGGAGAATTGCTTGAGCGTTTTCAACAAGCCGGCAATGCCATCTTAGTGGGAAGTCAAAGCTTTTGGGAAGGCGTGGATGTCCGTGGCGGTGCTTTGTCACTGGTCATCATTGATAAATTGCCGTTCGCGCCACCCGATGATCCGGTGCTTGCGGCACGGCTTGCATTGCTTGAGAAGCAAGGGCTGAGTCCGTTTGTTGATTATCAATTACCGCAAGCGGTGATTGCCTTAAAGCAAGGTGCTGGCCGGTTGATTCGGGCTGAAACGGATCGAGGCGTATTGATGATTTGTGATTCGCGCTTGATTGATAAGCCGTATGGACGGCGGATTTGGCAAAGTTTGCCAGCGTTTAAACGTACGCGTGATTTGAGTGAAGTGCAGGCGTTTTTCGATGAAGCACAGCATGTGTGA
- the queF gene encoding NADPH-dependent 7-cyano-7-deazaguanine reductase QueF (Catalyzes the NADPH-dependent reduction of 7-cyano-7-deazaguanine (preQ0) to 7-aminomethyl-7-deazaguanine (preQ1) in queuosine biosynthesis), which yields MHPHLSPLGQATEYSTPYDPNLLFPIARQPLREQIGISAALPFLGADIWNAYELSWLNERGKPQIALARIVIPAESPNLVESKSLKLYLGSFAQTQFASADQVRTLISDDLSALCGMPASIILTQPAAFATVHWQELDGLLLDRLDLDINQYEIAPELLSAHFNEADIEETLVSNLLKSNCPVTGQPDWASIQIRYTGAPIDHAGLLRYLISYRLHTGFHEQCVERIFMDLMQICRPDKLAVYARYTRRGGLDINPFRANFNLSLPNNMRTARQ from the coding sequence ATGCATCCGCACCTGTCCCCGCTTGGTCAAGCGACTGAATACAGTACACCATACGACCCTAACTTGCTTTTTCCGATTGCACGCCAGCCGCTGCGCGAGCAAATTGGCATTTCAGCGGCTTTGCCTTTTTTGGGAGCCGATATTTGGAATGCCTATGAACTATCATGGCTTAATGAACGAGGCAAGCCTCAGATCGCGCTAGCGCGCATCGTCATTCCAGCAGAATCACCCAACCTGGTCGAATCAAAATCGCTCAAGTTATATCTAGGCTCATTTGCCCAAACACAATTTGCCTCAGCAGATCAAGTCCGCACCCTGATCAGTGATGATTTGTCTGCACTATGTGGCATGCCAGCGTCCATTATTTTGACTCAACCCGCAGCTTTCGCCACCGTGCACTGGCAAGAACTTGATGGCTTGCTGCTTGACCGGCTTGACCTTGATATCAATCAGTATGAGATCGCGCCTGAATTATTATCAGCACACTTTAACGAGGCTGACATAGAAGAAACGCTCGTCTCTAATTTACTCAAATCAAACTGCCCAGTCACCGGCCAACCTGACTGGGCAAGCATTCAGATCCGCTATACTGGCGCGCCAATTGACCATGCCGGATTATTGCGCTATCTGATCTCTTATCGGCTGCATACTGGCTTTCACGAGCAATGCGTTGAGCGTATTTTTATGGACCTCATGCAGATTTGCCGGCCGGACAAACTCGCCGTCTATGCGCGCTATACGCGGCGTGGCGGGCTTGATATTAACCCTTTCAGAGCGAATTTCAATCTATCGCTACCCAATAATATGCGTACCGCTCGCCAATAA